ACGTGATCGAATATATTCCTATACGCAACAACGGGACAGGGCCGTCGCTGATCTGAACAGTCTGACCAACCAGCAATTGACCTTTTCTGCTGCCGAACTTCCCGAAATACTGCCTAAAGCCCTCACCAAGACCTTAGAAGAACTCCAACAATCTGTTGAGCAGAACAGGCCTCTTATGGCTTCATATTTAGCGTTGATTGAGCAAAATAAACTACAGAAAAAATTAGCTAAACTTGAATTTAAACCCGACTTCAAGCTCGGTGCAAGTTACACATTTCGTGAACCAAATTTTGCTGATGATGGGACGGATTTTGCTGGAATTGAGTTTGGCATAAACATCCCGATTTTTGTCGCTAAAAGAAAGGGGGCAGTTTCGGAGGCAGAGGCAGCAATCACCATGGCAATGCATCAGTTGGATAATTTTAGAAATACAGCCCAACTGAATATTCACGACTCGTTTCTGAAGATCACAAAAAGTGTTCAACAAACTGAACTTTATAAAAATGGCCTTATTCCACAGGCTTCTCAAACTTTTGAGGCTGTATTGAGTGGCTACCAGGTAGGCAAGATAGACTTTCTTGCTCTGCTAGACAGTCTTATGACGGTCTATAACTACGAACTGGAATACTACCGCGGTTTAATTGACGGCCAGCGAGGCTTTGCCCGCCTGGAAGCAGAAACAGGTTTAAACGATTTATAAGCTTATTATGAGATACATGTCTTTAGGAAAGTATTTAATAACGCCCGTAATTTATAAAAATTAAATGTAATAACAAGGACATCACAATGGGTAAAATTAAAATTATGGTGAGTTCAGTTGCTCTTCTTGTTCTGGCAGGCACTGGGCTTTTATATTTTAGCAGCCCTGAGAAATTCCATTCAACTGTAGCCGACCTTGGGACTGCCGAAGCAGTCACCGAAGAACACGACGAATACACCTGTGGCATGCATCCATTTATAATTCAGAACGGGCCCGGCAACTGCCCAATCTGTCAGATGGAGCTTACACCAGTTAAATCAACACAAACTACCGCGACCAGTCTGCCACCAAGTGAGAGAAAAACCAAATATTGGGTTGCACCGATGGACCCCAGTTATATTCGTGACCAGCCAGGTAAGTCGCCAATGGGTATGGATCTTGTTGCGGTATATGAAGATCAGTCTGTAATTGGCCAGTTAATTAACATAGATCCGGTGACTCGACAAAACATGGGGGTGAGAACTGAAAAAGTATCTCGACAAGACATACATCGAACCATTCGTACTGTGGGGCTTGTTGGCTATGAAGAGACAAAGCAGTATTCAGTCAACAGTAAAATCGAAGGTTGGGTAGAAAAGCTTTTCGTGAACGAAACAGGTCGTTTTGTCAAAAAAGGACAACCACTTCTTGAAATATACAGCCCTCAACTGGTGGCGGCACAGGAAGAGTTCCTTTTGGCCTTGCGAAACAAACTCTCTGTATCTGGAAGTTCTGTTCCGGGAATTATTCAAGGTGCATCTCGACTTCTTGAGTCATCTAAAAAGCGTCTGACATATTGGGATATAAGTGACAAACAAATCGCTGAGCTGGAGAGCAAACAATCTGCGACCAAGACCCTTGTTTTACATGCCCCATATGATGGCATTGTAATGCTTAAAAAAGTAAACGAAGGCATGTTTGTTAAAGCCGGCATGGAACTTTACACACTCGCTGACATTTCAAAAGTATGG
The Desulfobulbaceae bacterium genome window above contains:
- a CDS encoding efflux RND transporter periplasmic adaptor subunit encodes the protein MGKIKIMVSSVALLVLAGTGLLYFSSPEKFHSTVADLGTAEAVTEEHDEYTCGMHPFIIQNGPGNCPICQMELTPVKSTQTTATSLPPSERKTKYWVAPMDPSYIRDQPGKSPMGMDLVAVYEDQSVIGQLINIDPVTRQNMGVRTEKVSRQDIHRTIRTVGLVGYEETKQYSVNSKIEGWVEKLFVNETGRFVKKGQPLLEIYSPQLVAAQEEFLLALRNKLSVSGSSVPGIIQGASRLLESSKKRLTYWDISDKQIAELESKQSATKTLVLHAPYDGIVMLKKVNEGMFVKAGMELYTLADISKVWVYADIYEYELPWVKEGQHVRVQLPYQSDSFVGRISTIYPYLDAKSRTVKARIDLDNPGLDLKPDMYVNVRISTEPVRDVLTIPAEAILNSGESQTVFVEREEGKFEPRLIKTGLFDEEGNVEVLQGLLDDEMVVTSAQFMLDSESTLRSAIQKMLEPKKSSSSKLQADQSGQDDLSTKNGEKEEIESLFN
- a CDS encoding TolC family protein, whose amino-acid sequence is MSGKILKLNQNFPFPGKLATKKEKSRQQALWYKGVYEDGKLQLVWKVKDAYYSLSFYERAIEITHKNIKLLDDFIRLTETNYETGKGLQQDVLKAQVESSKLRDRIYSYTQQRDRAVADLNSLTNQQLTFSAAELPEILPKALTKTLEELQQSVEQNRPLMASYLALIEQNKLQKKLAKLEFKPDFKLGASYTFREPNFADDGTDFAGIEFGINIPIFVAKRKGAVSEAEAAITMAMHQLDNFRNTAQLNIHDSFLKITKSVQQTELYKNGLIPQASQTFEAVLSGYQVGKIDFLALLDSLMTVYNYELEYYRGLIDGQRGFARLEAETGLNDL